A region from the Nitrospira sp. CR1.1 genome encodes:
- a CDS encoding response regulator: MSKCRCLIADDHPVVRRGVRDLLEDEQVCSEILEAETGEKALEALRREPWDLMILDIALPDKHGLDVLKEAKLLQPRLSVLMLSLYPEKEFAMRAIRAGAAGYLTKQSAPSELLAAVNRILQGGRYITAALAEQLAHAFETGTEGDLHARLSDRELQVLRLLGQGKSVSVIAEELCLSVKTISTYRARILEKLSCESTGELIRYAIEARLID; this comes from the coding sequence ATGAGTAAATGTCGCTGCCTGATTGCCGATGATCATCCAGTCGTGCGCAGGGGGGTGCGTGACCTGCTGGAGGATGAGCAGGTCTGTTCGGAAATTCTGGAGGCCGAGACCGGGGAGAAGGCACTGGAAGCCTTGCGTCGCGAGCCCTGGGACCTGATGATTCTCGACATTGCCCTGCCCGACAAGCACGGTCTGGATGTGTTGAAGGAGGCCAAGTTGTTGCAGCCCCGGTTGTCCGTGCTGATGTTGAGCCTCTATCCAGAGAAAGAATTCGCCATGCGGGCGATCAGGGCCGGAGCCGCCGGCTATCTCACCAAGCAGAGCGCGCCGTCAGAGTTGCTGGCGGCGGTGAACCGCATCTTGCAAGGCGGCCGATATATTACCGCGGCCCTGGCCGAGCAACTGGCGCACGCCTTTGAGACCGGTACGGAAGGGGATCTTCACGCGCGGCTCTCGGATCGTGAACTGCAAGTCCTTCGGTTGCTGGGACAGGGCAAATCGGTATCGGTGATCGCGGAAGAACTTTGCCTCAGCGTGAAAACCATTAGTACCTACCGTGCGAGGATCCTGGAAAAGCTTTCCTGCGAAAGCACCGGAGAGCTGATCCGATATGCCATCGAAGCGCGCTTGATTGATTAG
- a CDS encoding response regulator, with amino-acid sequence MPGLCRVGPSRQATVYDGKEGRLMPLILIADDNQQIRGWLRAVLEAEGHRVIEAEDGREAMATIEREVPDLLILDMYLPVQDGLETILMLHNAQTPVKILAISGQPLQGCDILKIATAFGAHGVLEKPFSRELLLQQVLLLLSPAQQPSA; translated from the coding sequence ATGCCAGGGCTCTGCCGGGTCGGTCCATCCCGTCAGGCCACTGTGTATGACGGCAAGGAGGGCCGCCTAATGCCGCTGATTTTGATCGCGGATGACAACCAGCAAATTCGCGGGTGGCTGCGGGCTGTCCTGGAGGCGGAAGGACATCGTGTGATCGAAGCCGAGGATGGCCGGGAGGCGATGGCGACCATCGAGCGTGAGGTCCCGGATTTGCTGATCCTGGACATGTATTTGCCGGTGCAGGATGGTCTGGAAACGATCCTGATGCTGCACAATGCGCAGACGCCCGTAAAAATTCTGGCTATTTCGGGTCAGCCGCTACAGGGATGCGATATCCTCAAAATTGCGACAGCGTTCGGCGCGCACGGGGTGTTGGAGAAACCCTTCAGCCGCGAGCTGTTGCTTCAACAAGTGCTTCTCCTGCTCTCACCGGCGCAACAGCCTTCTGCCTGA
- a CDS encoding response regulator, translating to MKRRFCHDGGCMQLPCYRIVLVDDSWMVRLGIREQFIRAAEFCVVGEAVSAAEGIELVDQVQPDLVLLDSRLPDRSGVEACRLMVAREPARRVLLLGIQDDPAVVQEAIVAGAQGYLLKDAPVDMWLDAIRRVASGHSFLPPQLIGRVLKEVQDMANGFSSRSLAALSPQEYRLLPLVAEGKTNKEIASALALSDKTVKNYLANIFSKLGITRRTQAATLYARALPGRSIPSGHCV from the coding sequence ATGAAGCGCCGGTTTTGTCACGATGGGGGATGCATGCAGCTGCCTTGCTATCGCATTGTGTTAGTCGATGATAGTTGGATGGTGCGCCTGGGGATTCGGGAGCAATTCATCAGGGCGGCAGAATTTTGCGTTGTGGGAGAAGCGGTGTCGGCCGCCGAAGGGATTGAGTTGGTGGACCAGGTGCAACCCGACCTGGTGTTGTTGGACAGCCGGTTGCCCGACCGGTCCGGCGTGGAGGCCTGCCGCCTGATGGTCGCCCGCGAGCCTGCGCGGCGAGTGCTCCTCCTCGGTATTCAGGATGACCCGGCCGTCGTCCAGGAGGCGATTGTCGCAGGGGCGCAGGGATACCTGCTCAAGGATGCCCCGGTGGACATGTGGCTGGATGCGATTCGCAGAGTAGCGAGTGGTCATTCGTTTCTCCCGCCCCAGTTGATCGGCAGGGTGCTCAAGGAAGTGCAGGACATGGCGAACGGCTTCTCATCGAGGTCTTTAGCCGCCCTTTCGCCCCAGGAATACCGGTTGTTGCCCCTGGTGGCTGAAGGCAAGACGAACAAGGAAATCGCCTCCGCCCTCGCCCTCTCCGATAAAACCGTGAAAAACTACCTGGCTAATATTTTCTCCAAACTGGGGATCACCAGACGGACGCAGGCGGCGACGCTCTATGCCAGGGCTCTGCCGGGTCGGTCCATCCCGTCAGGCCACTGTGTATGA
- a CDS encoding PAS domain S-box protein, whose product MGTHTLPADETARVGALHRYRILDSPPETDFDDLVHLAASLYKAPVAAITFIDHNRQWVKAAIGLDVSQTDRACGLCSFTIQGVEPVVIEDAQADARFSSHALVRAHPFVRFYCGAPIVTSDGYAVGTIAVMDAVSRPVTDVDGLTIRRLARQTAALLELRMLRSGQSSLEAPPVEEQVANVAEAAFVIDRSGRILHANREAEELLGVPASVLTGRSLHDCVHRHGSGGCEAQAGSCELMNACLSGATLLRQDDVFMNSHGSFLQVRWNHVPRFFRGDRIGGIVSVRDLTVQKRNEEVLRLMARTTRLTGKAFLQELIETLARTVGADYGYCLRPLPGGQRSQSVAGWGPEGRLEPLEYDLGGTPCEHVLREEFCHFPSGVQALFPQDDALRHLSIESYMALTLPSPSGAPIGWIALLGRTPLKDAQRAEALLRVAAGRAGSELGRHLAEQQLKESEERYALALRGSSDGIWDWNVITGQAVLSARWKALLGFAEDELPDHESSFFNRVHPDDVERVKAEIQTHFERRLPYDVQCRVLHKDGTYRWVQTRAQALWDEQGRAYRMVGATTDITERKQAEDGARRWQQVFDQAQLGLAHADLATNTFLAVNPAFARQCGYRAEELAGQPICCIYPPQEHAALLERIRRIDETGGLTFESIHRRKDGSLFPVLVEVMLIRDAHGVPVSRVVYVKDITESKQAEQARRTSEERLRAAYRNAAVGMSIADVSGRIQEVNQALCKILGYSEPELLARTFQSLTHPDDLGPNLDRSQTLLAGTRGSDVCEKRYLRKDGRVVWAQVGVSVICDEAGTPLYTLAMVQDITERKRTEAALQLAKYTVDHATEAIYWVGAGAELLDVNDSACSMLGYSKEEFLRMRVHDINPSFQADAWPAFWEQTRGRSRVAFESYHRAKDGRLIPVDVNVNFIRYDGVECHFAFVRDITERKSAERALRSSEERFHFAIEATNDGIWDWDMRTDEVCYSPQWIRLLGYQLEEVTPSPRFFAALVHPEDVARATDILQAHVDGRTPVQEIEVRLRRKSGEFRWYLNRGKVVAREPDGRPLRMVGTITDISARKQSERERDEALSNLQTIMETVPDVIFALDLEARVSKWNRRLETVTGYTREELQGKPALEMVPSDEAEKTAAAIQEAYVKGYAQLEGHLQAKDGRTMLYHWSGAPYRDVQGRVIGVTGVGRDITERKKVEQMLASETRVLEMMGSDAPLSAVLAEICLMMEGLFSGVLCSVLLLEDDDAHLRYGAGPSLPESYVQALDGMAIGPACGSCGTAAFTGQQVVVKDIASHPFWADFRDLALAHGLRACWSTPIISAAGKLLGTFAIYNQTPAQWTEEAPMVARASYLACLAIERKRTEHALRLTRFSIQQAVDAVFLVNAEARILDVNEAACAMLGYTREELLSRTVHDIDSSFPRETWRTHWENVRLRKSFSFESRHQKKDGAVIQIDTTINFLVHEGREYYCAFMRDITDRKRAETQLHLTQFAIERAGDMVFWVDEAARVLFVNAAACERMGYTKDELLRMAVPDFDPNYQMEAWARHWQELRVTGRQRVETQHRSKSGEIYPVEVVANFVVFEGREYNFATVRDMSERKRTELLLRFSEERFRLVAQATNDVLWDWDLTTNDHWWSPNAGEKFGYEPQHEPSIDAWTRRLHPEDKASILEMVQQAIRSDVRTLAAEYRFLLRDGTYGHFLDRAHIVRDEGGTAIRMIGAMIDVTGPKRAYASLEEAYRRFQAMSQELQMVESNERRRLSRELHDELGQLLTSLKFDLASVKRSVAARPKALGPRSQERLARALETTDLLFVSLRQIVRALRPPVLEELGLKAGLESLIADVQARTGLCCSLVFEQGDRRPSRFPTLETAFYRIVQELLTNVIRHARATNVAIAMTSDQQAWRMTVKDDGIGFDVAGLAPTGGFGLRGIRERVEILGGQVEIFSSPGTGTCVQVVIPVSSPPEPARGTGQGATVSRRPRRKAVHE is encoded by the coding sequence ATGGGGACGCATACTCTGCCTGCCGATGAAACCGCGCGCGTAGGCGCGCTGCATCGCTACCGCATTCTCGATTCTCCCCCGGAAACCGACTTTGACGATCTCGTGCACCTGGCCGCGTCACTCTATAAGGCGCCGGTTGCCGCCATTACCTTCATCGACCACAACCGGCAGTGGGTGAAAGCCGCGATCGGCCTGGATGTCAGCCAGACCGACCGCGCGTGCGGGCTGTGCTCGTTTACCATTCAGGGGGTCGAGCCGGTAGTGATCGAGGATGCGCAAGCCGATGCTCGCTTCTCATCCCATGCCTTGGTGCGCGCACATCCGTTTGTCAGGTTTTATTGCGGAGCGCCGATTGTGACCAGCGACGGGTATGCGGTGGGAACGATCGCCGTGATGGATGCTGTCTCGCGGCCGGTGACCGATGTGGACGGCCTGACCATTCGACGATTAGCGCGTCAAACCGCAGCCCTCCTGGAACTCCGGATGCTGAGGTCCGGCCAATCCTCCCTCGAAGCGCCGCCGGTGGAAGAACAGGTGGCGAACGTGGCGGAAGCGGCGTTCGTGATCGACCGCAGCGGGCGGATTCTCCACGCGAATCGAGAGGCGGAAGAACTGTTGGGCGTTCCGGCGTCTGTTCTCACGGGTCGGTCGTTGCATGATTGCGTGCATCGTCATGGCTCGGGCGGGTGCGAGGCTCAGGCGGGATCGTGTGAACTGATGAATGCCTGCCTGAGCGGCGCGACGCTGCTCAGGCAGGACGATGTGTTTATGAACAGCCATGGCTCCTTCCTGCAGGTGCGCTGGAACCATGTCCCGCGCTTCTTCCGTGGAGACCGGATCGGCGGAATCGTGTCGGTGCGGGATCTCACAGTACAGAAACGGAATGAGGAGGTGCTGCGGCTGATGGCGCGCACCACCCGTCTCACGGGGAAAGCCTTCCTTCAGGAGCTTATAGAGACATTGGCTCGCACGGTCGGGGCTGACTACGGATACTGTCTCCGACCGTTGCCCGGGGGGCAGCGCTCGCAGTCCGTGGCCGGATGGGGTCCGGAGGGGCGTCTTGAGCCGCTGGAGTATGACCTCGGAGGGACGCCCTGCGAACATGTGCTCCGTGAAGAATTCTGCCACTTTCCATCCGGCGTGCAGGCCCTGTTTCCCCAGGACGATGCGCTTCGCCACCTATCGATTGAGTCGTACATGGCTCTGACACTGCCCTCGCCGAGCGGGGCGCCAATCGGCTGGATCGCCCTGCTCGGCCGGACACCGCTGAAGGATGCCCAACGGGCGGAAGCGTTGCTGCGGGTGGCCGCCGGCCGTGCCGGCAGTGAACTGGGACGTCACCTTGCGGAGCAACAGCTCAAAGAAAGCGAAGAACGGTATGCCCTGGCGCTTCGAGGGTCCTCCGACGGCATCTGGGATTGGAATGTGATCACCGGCCAGGCCGTGCTGTCCGCTCGCTGGAAGGCATTGCTGGGGTTTGCCGAGGACGAATTGCCGGATCACGAGTCCTCGTTCTTCAATCGGGTGCATCCTGACGATGTGGAGCGGGTGAAGGCCGAAATACAGACACATTTTGAACGCCGTCTACCCTACGACGTGCAATGCCGGGTGTTGCACAAGGATGGAACCTATCGATGGGTTCAGACACGCGCGCAGGCCTTATGGGATGAGCAGGGCCGTGCCTACCGCATGGTCGGAGCAACCACGGATATTACTGAGCGTAAGCAGGCGGAGGACGGGGCGCGACGCTGGCAACAGGTCTTTGACCAGGCGCAGCTCGGTCTTGCCCATGCGGATTTGGCGACCAATACCTTTCTGGCCGTGAATCCTGCGTTCGCGCGCCAATGCGGGTATCGCGCGGAGGAATTGGCCGGCCAACCCATCTGCTGCATCTATCCTCCTCAGGAACATGCCGCCCTGCTGGAGCGAATCCGGCGCATTGATGAAACAGGCGGCCTGACGTTCGAATCCATTCACCGGCGCAAGGATGGAAGCCTCTTTCCCGTGCTGGTCGAGGTCATGCTCATCCGGGATGCCCATGGGGTGCCGGTGTCACGCGTGGTCTATGTGAAGGACATCACGGAAAGCAAGCAAGCGGAACAGGCCCGACGAACCAGCGAAGAACGACTCCGTGCTGCCTACCGCAATGCGGCGGTGGGGATGTCCATCGCCGACGTGAGCGGCCGCATTCAGGAGGTCAACCAGGCCCTCTGCAAGATTCTCGGCTACTCAGAGCCGGAACTCCTGGCCCGCACGTTTCAATCGCTCACGCATCCGGACGATCTGGGACCGAATCTCGATCGGAGCCAGACGTTACTGGCCGGAACACGCGGCTCTGATGTATGTGAGAAGCGATACCTCAGGAAAGATGGGCGTGTCGTCTGGGCGCAGGTGGGTGTGTCTGTCATTTGCGACGAGGCCGGCACGCCCCTGTATACCCTGGCGATGGTACAGGACATCACCGAACGGAAGCGGACGGAAGCGGCGCTCCAGCTGGCCAAGTACACGGTTGACCATGCGACGGAAGCTATTTATTGGGTGGGTGCCGGCGCGGAATTGCTGGATGTGAACGATTCAGCCTGTTCCATGTTGGGCTACTCGAAAGAGGAATTCCTCCGGATGAGGGTCCATGACATCAATCCGTCCTTTCAGGCGGATGCCTGGCCGGCCTTTTGGGAGCAGACCAGGGGGCGGAGCAGAGTTGCATTTGAGAGTTATCATCGCGCCAAAGACGGCCGTCTGATTCCGGTCGACGTGAACGTGAACTTTATCCGCTACGACGGGGTCGAATGCCATTTCGCATTCGTGCGGGATATCACCGAACGGAAATCGGCCGAGCGCGCGCTCCGGTCCAGTGAGGAGCGGTTCCACTTTGCCATTGAGGCGACCAATGACGGCATCTGGGACTGGGATATGCGCACCGATGAGGTGTGCTACAGCCCGCAATGGATTCGATTACTCGGGTATCAGCTCGAAGAGGTCACACCCTCTCCTCGCTTCTTTGCCGCGCTGGTGCATCCCGAGGACGTGGCGCGCGCCACGGACATCTTACAGGCACATGTGGATGGCCGTACTCCGGTGCAGGAAATCGAAGTTCGATTGCGGCGGAAATCCGGCGAGTTTCGATGGTATCTCAATCGCGGGAAAGTCGTCGCCAGAGAGCCGGATGGACGTCCGCTGCGCATGGTCGGGACGATCACCGATATCAGCGCGCGCAAGCAGTCTGAGCGCGAGCGCGACGAGGCGCTCAGTAATCTCCAGACGATCATGGAGACCGTCCCTGACGTGATTTTTGCGTTGGACCTCGAGGCGCGGGTGTCCAAATGGAACCGGCGATTGGAAACGGTGACGGGCTATACGCGGGAGGAATTGCAGGGGAAGCCGGCTCTTGAAATGGTTCCCTCCGATGAAGCGGAGAAAACCGCCGCCGCCATTCAGGAAGCCTACGTGAAGGGCTACGCGCAACTGGAAGGCCATCTGCAGGCGAAGGATGGCCGGACCATGCTTTACCATTGGAGCGGCGCTCCGTATCGGGATGTGCAGGGGCGGGTCATCGGGGTCACGGGTGTGGGGCGAGACATCACCGAGCGCAAGAAGGTCGAGCAGATGCTGGCCTCGGAAACACGCGTGTTGGAGATGATGGGATCGGATGCGCCGTTGTCGGCGGTGCTGGCAGAAATTTGCCTTATGATGGAGGGCCTGTTCAGCGGCGTGCTCTGCTCCGTCCTGTTGCTGGAGGACGATGACGCCCATTTGCGCTATGGCGCCGGTCCCAGTCTCCCCGAGTCCTATGTCCAGGCGTTGGATGGGATGGCCATCGGTCCTGCATGCGGGTCGTGCGGCACGGCCGCATTCACCGGTCAACAGGTGGTGGTGAAGGATATTGCCAGTCATCCGTTCTGGGCGGACTTTCGCGACCTCGCGCTGGCGCACGGTCTTCGGGCCTGTTGGTCGACCCCGATCATCTCGGCGGCCGGCAAACTCCTGGGCACCTTCGCCATCTACAACCAGACCCCCGCCCAGTGGACCGAAGAAGCGCCTATGGTTGCGCGCGCATCGTATCTGGCTTGCCTCGCCATCGAACGGAAGCGGACGGAGCATGCGCTGCGCCTCACCCGGTTTTCCATTCAGCAGGCGGTGGACGCGGTCTTTCTGGTCAATGCCGAGGCGCGTATTCTGGATGTCAACGAGGCGGCATGCGCCATGCTGGGCTATACCCGCGAGGAGCTCTTGTCCAGGACGGTGCATGACATCGATTCGAGTTTTCCCCGTGAGACCTGGCGGACGCATTGGGAGAATGTGAGACTGAGAAAGTCCTTCTCGTTTGAATCCCGGCATCAGAAAAAAGATGGAGCCGTGATTCAGATCGACACGACCATCAATTTTCTGGTTCACGAAGGCCGGGAATATTATTGCGCGTTCATGCGGGATATCACCGATCGGAAGCGGGCAGAGACGCAGTTGCATTTGACGCAATTCGCCATTGAACGGGCGGGTGACATGGTGTTCTGGGTGGACGAGGCGGCGCGCGTGTTGTTCGTGAATGCGGCCGCGTGCGAACGGATGGGCTATACCAAGGACGAATTGCTTCGAATGGCCGTGCCGGATTTCGATCCCAATTATCAGATGGAGGCATGGGCCCGCCACTGGCAGGAGCTTCGGGTGACCGGTCGTCAGCGCGTGGAAACGCAGCACCGGTCCAAATCGGGAGAGATCTATCCCGTAGAGGTCGTGGCCAATTTCGTGGTCTTCGAAGGGCGGGAGTATAACTTCGCCACGGTTCGGGATATGTCGGAGCGAAAGCGCACGGAGCTGCTCCTCCGATTCAGCGAGGAGCGGTTTCGTCTCGTGGCTCAGGCGACTAATGATGTGTTATGGGACTGGGATCTCACGACGAACGACCATTGGTGGAGTCCCAATGCCGGCGAAAAGTTCGGGTACGAACCTCAGCATGAACCAAGTATTGACGCCTGGACGAGGCGGTTACATCCCGAAGACAAGGCCTCCATTCTGGAAATGGTGCAGCAGGCCATCCGGTCGGATGTGCGGACCCTCGCCGCAGAGTACCGCTTTCTGCTGCGCGACGGCACATACGGTCATTTCCTGGACCGGGCCCACATCGTGAGGGACGAGGGGGGAACGGCCATACGAATGATCGGGGCGATGATCGATGTCACGGGTCCCAAGCGCGCCTACGCCTCGCTCGAAGAAGCCTACCGGCGGTTTCAGGCCATGTCGCAGGAATTGCAAATGGTTGAATCCAACGAGCGCCGCCGGCTGTCGCGTGAGTTGCATGACGAATTGGGTCAATTGCTGACGTCGCTCAAATTCGATTTGGCATCCGTCAAGCGCAGCGTGGCCGCGCGTCCGAAAGCATTGGGGCCTCGAAGTCAGGAGCGGTTGGCCCGCGCCCTGGAGACGACAGATCTGCTGTTTGTCAGCCTTCGTCAGATCGTGCGAGCCCTCCGGCCTCCTGTCCTGGAAGAGTTAGGGTTGAAAGCCGGGTTGGAGTCCTTGATCGCGGATGTGCAGGCGCGAACCGGGCTGTGCTGCTCGCTGGTGTTCGAGCAAGGGGATCGCCGACCGTCGCGATTCCCCACGCTGGAAACCGCGTTCTATCGCATCGTTCAGGAATTGCTGACTAATGTGATCCGTCATGCGCGCGCCACGAACGTCGCCATCGCCATGACGAGTGACCAGCAGGCGTGGCGGATGACGGTGAAGGATGACGGCATCGGTTTCGATGTGGCGGGTCTGGCTCCGACCGGAGGATTCGGTTTGCGGGGCATACGGGAGCGGGTCGAGATACTCGGCGGACAGGTTGAAATCTTCTCCAGCCCCGGGACAGGAACCTGCGTGCAGGTGGTGATTCCGGTCAGTTCGCCACCGGAGCCTGCGCGTGGAACAGGCCAAGGAGCGACGGTGTCGCGCCGACCACGGAGGAAAGCGGTTCATGAGTAA